From the Oleiharenicola lentus genome, one window contains:
- the dxs gene encoding 1-deoxy-D-xylulose-5-phosphate synthase produces the protein MSNSASVPTLLSRIAGPADVKALAPEQLPQLAQEIRDELIEVTSRNGGHVGPNLGVVELTIALHRVFNTPDDQFVFDVAHQGYVHKLLTGRGGDFFAKLRKTGGASGFLYRSESPHDAFGAGHAGTALSAALGMATARDLRNSPEHVIAVCGDAAFTCGVTLEALNNVVASTKRLIVILNDNEWSIAKNVGAIASYLNKLSTNPTYNKMHHDVESFFKSFPAGVEMNRVYNKWKRETKDFFVESSLFEKFGLRYLGPVDGHNLDALVKNLEFAKHCDVPVLIHVQTKKGKGLDAALAHPEKFHGASPFDPETGESVKAIPGTPPNYQDVFGSALSRFARANPKVLGITGAMPSGTGLSQLAREVPAQFFDVGIAEEHAVLFAAGLATKGFRPVCAIYSTFLQRAYDMVIHDVALQNLPVTFCMDRAGLSPNDGPTHHGLFDVSYLRCVPNATVMQPKDEDELVDMLHTSLHLPGPGFIRYPRGAGTGAPVKHEPALIPVGHAETLKVGTNIIIWALGSMVPDALKLAQRLEREEHISVGVVNARFVKPLDRTLLLSQAAVVPLIVTMEDNVLAGGFGSAVLEALQEAHCPTPVERIGWPDKFVEHGSSVEILRANYGLAPDDIFARVSARWRSLQSDHQPTADVR, from the coding sequence ATGAGCAATTCCGCGTCCGTCCCCACCCTCCTTTCCCGCATCGCCGGCCCCGCCGACGTCAAAGCCCTCGCGCCCGAGCAACTTCCGCAGCTCGCGCAGGAAATCCGCGACGAACTCATCGAGGTCACCTCGCGCAACGGCGGCCATGTCGGTCCCAATCTCGGCGTGGTCGAGCTGACCATCGCGCTGCACCGCGTGTTCAACACACCCGACGACCAGTTTGTGTTCGACGTCGCCCACCAGGGCTACGTGCACAAGCTCCTCACCGGCCGCGGCGGCGACTTCTTCGCCAAGCTCCGCAAGACCGGCGGCGCCTCGGGCTTCCTCTACCGCAGCGAGAGCCCGCACGACGCCTTTGGCGCGGGCCACGCCGGCACCGCCCTCTCCGCCGCCCTCGGCATGGCCACGGCCCGCGACCTCCGCAACTCGCCCGAACACGTCATCGCCGTGTGCGGTGACGCCGCCTTCACCTGCGGCGTGACGCTCGAGGCGCTCAACAACGTCGTCGCTTCGACCAAGCGCCTCATCGTCATCCTCAACGACAACGAGTGGTCCATCGCCAAGAACGTCGGCGCCATCGCGAGCTACCTGAACAAGCTCAGCACCAACCCGACCTACAACAAGATGCACCACGACGTGGAGAGCTTCTTCAAGAGCTTCCCCGCCGGCGTGGAGATGAACCGGGTTTACAACAAGTGGAAGCGCGAGACGAAGGACTTCTTCGTCGAGTCCTCCCTCTTCGAGAAGTTCGGTCTGCGCTACCTCGGCCCCGTGGACGGCCACAACCTCGACGCGTTGGTCAAGAACCTGGAGTTTGCCAAGCACTGTGACGTGCCCGTGCTCATCCACGTGCAGACCAAGAAGGGCAAGGGCCTCGACGCCGCCCTCGCCCACCCCGAGAAATTCCACGGTGCCAGCCCCTTCGACCCCGAGACCGGCGAGAGCGTGAAGGCCATTCCCGGCACGCCGCCCAATTACCAGGACGTCTTCGGCTCGGCCCTCTCCCGCTTCGCCCGGGCCAACCCGAAGGTGCTCGGCATCACCGGCGCCATGCCCAGTGGCACCGGGCTCTCGCAGCTCGCCAGGGAAGTGCCTGCGCAGTTCTTCGACGTCGGCATCGCCGAGGAACATGCTGTGCTCTTCGCCGCCGGCCTCGCGACCAAGGGCTTCCGCCCGGTCTGCGCGATCTACTCGACCTTCCTCCAGCGCGCCTACGACATGGTCATCCACGACGTCGCGCTGCAGAACCTGCCCGTGACCTTCTGCATGGACCGTGCCGGCCTCTCGCCCAACGACGGCCCGACCCACCACGGCCTCTTCGACGTGAGCTACCTCCGCTGCGTGCCCAACGCCACGGTCATGCAGCCCAAGGACGAGGACGAACTCGTGGACATGCTGCACACGAGCCTGCACCTGCCCGGCCCCGGTTTCATCCGCTACCCGCGCGGCGCCGGCACCGGCGCGCCGGTCAAGCACGAGCCCGCCCTCATTCCGGTCGGGCACGCCGAGACGCTCAAGGTTGGCACCAACATCATCATCTGGGCCCTCGGCTCGATGGTGCCCGACGCCCTCAAGCTCGCCCAGCGTCTCGAGCGCGAGGAACACATCTCCGTCGGCGTCGTGAACGCCCGCTTCGTCAAGCCGCTCGACCGCACCCTCCTGCTCAGCCAGGCCGCCGTCGTCCCGCTCATCGTGACGATGGAGGACAACGTCCTTGCCGGCGGTTTCGGCAGCGCCGTCCTCGAGGCCCTGCAGGAAGCGCACTGCCCCACGCCCGTCGAGCGCATCGGCTGGCCCGACAAGTTCGTGGAGCACGGCAGCAGCGTGGAAATTCTCCGCGCCAACTACGGCCTCGCCCCCGACGACATCTTCGCCCGCGTCAGCGCCCGCTGGCGCAGCCTGCAGTCGGACCACCAGCCCACCGCCGACGTGCGCTAA
- the xseB gene encoding exodeoxyribonuclease VII small subunit produces the protein MDSDKTAKLSFEAALAKLETIVDSMESGEVPLAELLAKYEEGSKLLKVCESRLKDAELKIEKLKKAKDGSATFEAFESTRAE, from the coding sequence GTGGATTCTGACAAGACCGCCAAACTCAGTTTCGAGGCCGCGCTGGCCAAGCTCGAGACCATCGTTGACTCGATGGAATCGGGCGAAGTGCCGCTGGCCGAGCTCCTCGCCAAATACGAGGAGGGCTCCAAGCTCCTCAAGGTGTGCGAAAGCCGCCTGAAGGACGCCGAGCTGAAGATCGAGAAGCTTAAGAAGGCGAAGGACGGCAGCGCGACCTTCGAGGCCTTTGAATCCACCCGCGCGGAGTAA
- the ald gene encoding alanine dehydrogenase → MTIGVPKEIKIGETRVSMTPSLCRRVTSLGGKVVLEKGAGISAGFTDEQYRTAGAAVVSSAAKVWKTADLILKVKEPQESEFTLMREGQTVFTYLHLAACPELARELCRKNILGLAYETVEGPDGQFPLLKPMSQVAGRLSIQIGAYLLQSQLGGSGMLLGGIPGTMPGHVVVVGAGNSGAHAVRMAAGMGARVTVLDLDTRKLEVIDQEYRGKVVTLVSNPANIEQQVAEADLLIGAVLIPAAKAPIVVSRKMVAQMQPGSVIVDIAIDQGGCIETIHATSHENPTYKQNGVIHYAVPNMPALVGRTSTMGLTQATEPFVALMVQKGVERALAEHKGLAKGINTRNGRITYEAVINALGFDS, encoded by the coding sequence ATGACTATCGGAGTTCCCAAAGAAATCAAAATCGGTGAAACGCGCGTCTCCATGACGCCCAGTCTTTGCCGCCGCGTGACTTCACTCGGCGGCAAGGTCGTGCTCGAGAAGGGGGCGGGGATCAGCGCGGGTTTCACCGACGAGCAATATCGGACCGCTGGCGCCGCCGTGGTCTCCTCGGCCGCCAAGGTCTGGAAGACCGCTGACCTCATCCTGAAAGTAAAGGAGCCGCAGGAAAGCGAGTTCACGCTGATGCGGGAAGGGCAGACAGTCTTCACCTACCTGCATCTTGCCGCCTGCCCGGAGCTGGCGCGGGAGCTTTGCCGGAAAAACATCCTGGGGCTGGCCTACGAGACCGTCGAGGGCCCGGACGGCCAGTTTCCGCTGCTGAAGCCCATGTCGCAGGTGGCCGGCCGTCTCTCGATCCAGATCGGGGCGTATCTGCTTCAGTCGCAGCTGGGCGGCTCGGGCATGCTGCTCGGCGGCATACCCGGCACCATGCCGGGCCATGTGGTCGTCGTGGGCGCGGGCAACTCCGGCGCACACGCCGTCCGCATGGCCGCCGGCATGGGCGCGCGCGTGACGGTGCTGGATCTGGACACCCGCAAACTCGAGGTCATCGACCAGGAATACCGGGGCAAGGTCGTCACGCTTGTGTCCAATCCCGCCAACATCGAACAGCAGGTGGCTGAGGCCGACCTGCTCATCGGCGCCGTGCTGATTCCCGCGGCCAAGGCCCCGATCGTGGTGTCCCGGAAGATGGTCGCGCAGATGCAGCCGGGCAGCGTGATCGTGGACATCGCCATTGATCAGGGCGGTTGCATCGAGACCATTCACGCCACCTCGCACGAGAACCCCACCTACAAGCAGAACGGCGTGATCCATTACGCGGTGCCCAATATGCCGGCGTTGGTCGGCCGCACCTCGACGATGGGGCTCACGCAGGCGACGGAACCCTTCGTGGCCCTCATGGTGCAAAAGGGCGTCGAGCGGGCGCTGGCGGAGCACAAGGGCCTGGCCAAGGGCATCAACACCCGCAACGGCCGGATCACCTACGAGGCCGTGATCAACGCCCTGGGTTTCGATTCCTGA
- a CDS encoding class II fructose-bisphosphate aldolase, with translation MIVTTAQLFKHAYGKYAVGAYNINNAEQAMGLFRGAIESQAPFIIQISKGARAYTDKRMLEAIIRSAGEIFPEAIFAVHLDHGDEQTCYECIDSGFFSSVMIDASHDPFDKNVEISKRVVDRAHAKGISVEAELGMLGGVEEDIKVEDGHATLTNPAEAEEFVKRTGCDSLACAIGTSHGAFKFKGKQSLHFDVLEKIKARMPGFPLVMHGSSSVPQDEVARINAAGGQIKDSMGVDVNEYLPAAKLGVTKINIDTDGRLVWTRVHREFFRDKPAEFDFRPPGKIFIAEYAKFIASRNKLLGSAGQLADLRQSLGK, from the coding sequence ATGATCGTCACGACCGCCCAACTCTTCAAACACGCCTACGGCAAATATGCCGTCGGCGCCTACAACATCAACAACGCCGAGCAGGCCATGGGCCTGTTCCGCGGCGCCATCGAGTCCCAGGCGCCGTTCATCATCCAGATTTCCAAGGGCGCACGGGCTTACACCGACAAGCGCATGCTCGAGGCCATCATCCGCTCGGCCGGCGAGATTTTCCCGGAGGCCATCTTCGCGGTCCACCTCGACCACGGCGACGAGCAGACCTGCTACGAGTGCATCGATTCCGGCTTCTTCAGCTCCGTGATGATCGACGCCTCCCACGACCCCTTCGACAAGAACGTCGAGATCTCGAAGCGCGTTGTGGACCGCGCCCACGCCAAGGGCATCTCCGTCGAGGCCGAACTCGGCATGCTCGGCGGCGTCGAGGAGGACATCAAGGTCGAGGACGGCCACGCCACCCTCACCAACCCGGCCGAGGCCGAGGAATTCGTCAAGCGGACCGGTTGCGACTCCCTCGCCTGCGCCATCGGCACCTCGCACGGCGCCTTCAAGTTCAAGGGCAAGCAGAGCCTCCACTTCGACGTGCTCGAGAAGATCAAGGCCCGCATGCCCGGCTTCCCGCTCGTCATGCACGGTTCCTCCAGCGTTCCGCAGGACGAAGTCGCCCGCATCAACGCCGCCGGCGGCCAGATCAAGGACTCCATGGGCGTGGACGTGAACGAGTATCTCCCCGCCGCCAAGCTCGGCGTCACCAAGATCAACATCGACACCGACGGCCGCCTCGTCTGGACCCGTGTCCACCGCGAGTTCTTCCGCGACAAGCCCGCCGAGTTCGATTTCCGCCCCCCGGGCAAGATCTTCATCGCCGAATACGCGAAGTTCATCGCCTCGCGCAACAAGCTCCTCGGCAGCGCCGGCCAGCTGGCCGACCTCCGCCAGAGCCTCGGCAAGTAA